One genomic region from Sphingobacterium sp. UGAL515B_05 encodes:
- a CDS encoding alkaline phosphatase, whose protein sequence is MKKHVLFLFLLVFVQVFPSFGQEAKYIFYLIGDGMGLNQVNLTEIHQAEVQHKDNPIPLVFTQFPHVGFASTHSLSNGVTDSGAGGTALAVGKKTKNGVIGMDSTGTVPYKSIAYAAKEKGKKVGIITSVSIDHATPASFYAHQADRDMYYEIGKEIVTSNFDFFGGSNFLKPETTFDHKKAPSLFPILEKAGYKVLKGKDAYAQLPNKSDKIILMNSDGSPIDALKYAIDQKPSDLKLADITSAAITSLHKNNTNGFFLMIEGGKIDWACHANDAATTIQEVLDFNNSVQLAYDFYKKFPNETLIVVTADHETGGLGVGNGSSSLKTKFLSHQKISHAELSNAIGNLRKNNPNATWGDLKNLIAAQTGLFSKITIHETDRSALEAAYQKSFVDHQNETAKSLYASDDKIAALSISILNRMGSISWASNNHSAAYAPVYAIGVGSEQFNQKMDNTDIPKKIATAAKLSLD, encoded by the coding sequence ATGAAAAAACACGTTTTATTTCTGTTCCTCCTCGTTTTTGTACAAGTTTTCCCCTCTTTTGGCCAAGAAGCAAAATACATTTTTTACTTAATTGGTGATGGCATGGGCCTCAACCAGGTTAATCTCACCGAAATTCATCAAGCTGAAGTACAGCATAAAGATAACCCAATCCCACTTGTGTTCACTCAATTTCCTCATGTTGGATTTGCCTCCACACATTCACTCTCGAATGGCGTAACGGACTCAGGCGCTGGAGGTACCGCATTAGCCGTTGGAAAAAAAACCAAAAATGGCGTTATCGGTATGGACAGTACGGGAACAGTCCCCTATAAGAGTATAGCTTATGCCGCAAAGGAAAAAGGAAAGAAAGTCGGTATTATTACAAGCGTCAGCATAGACCACGCTACCCCGGCTTCATTTTATGCACACCAAGCAGACCGCGACATGTATTATGAAATCGGTAAAGAAATTGTCACTTCGAATTTTGATTTTTTTGGCGGATCCAATTTTCTCAAACCCGAAACAACATTTGATCATAAAAAGGCGCCATCGCTTTTCCCCATATTAGAAAAAGCCGGCTATAAAGTGCTTAAAGGAAAAGATGCTTATGCACAACTACCAAATAAATCAGATAAGATCATATTGATGAATTCAGATGGCAGCCCCATAGATGCCCTTAAATATGCCATAGACCAAAAGCCAAGTGATTTAAAACTGGCAGATATCACATCTGCAGCTATCACTTCACTGCATAAAAATAATACAAATGGTTTCTTTTTAATGATTGAAGGTGGAAAAATTGATTGGGCATGCCATGCAAATGATGCGGCTACAACGATTCAGGAAGTGTTGGATTTCAATAACTCCGTACAACTCGCCTATGATTTTTATAAAAAATTTCCAAATGAAACACTTATAGTCGTTACAGCGGACCATGAAACGGGCGGATTAGGTGTCGGTAATGGAAGTTCTTCGCTGAAAACAAAATTCTTGTCCCACCAAAAAATCTCGCATGCAGAACTTTCGAACGCAATTGGCAACCTTCGTAAGAATAATCCAAATGCAACATGGGGCGATCTCAAGAATCTCATTGCTGCTCAAACAGGTTTATTTTCCAAAATTACAATCCATGAAACTGATCGTAGTGCTTTAGAAGCTGCCTATCAAAAAAGCTTTGTCGATCATCAAAATGAAACCGCAAAAAGCCTTTACGCAAGCGACGACAAGATTGCCGCATTGAGTATTTCAATCTTAAATCGGATGGGATCAATAAGCTGGGCCTCTAACAACCATTCGGCAGCCTATGCACCGGTTTATGCCATCGGTGTTGGTTCCGAACAATTCAATCAGAAAATGGATAACACAGATATACCAAAGAAAATCGCTACAGCTGCAAAACTTAGTTTAGACTAA
- a CDS encoding NAD(P)H-binding protein, producing the protein MKVVLIGGSGATGRALVQLMLKSKEITEIVVLLRRVSFEEHIKLKQVIVDFENLTDFEQVIQGDVAISCLGTTLKDAGSKDAQWKIDHDLNLQFAALAKKNGFPTFLLLSAVLADPASKIFYNRMKGSLEQDVKALDFNRLIIFQPGGLIRPNTDRLGEKTAIAALRIFNTIGLFKTYEPLSVGQVAMAMLQAINHYTTGIHTVTVKDIQKLAAETS; encoded by the coding sequence ATGAAGGTAGTTTTAATAGGTGGTTCTGGCGCTACAGGAAGAGCGCTCGTTCAATTGATGTTAAAATCTAAGGAAATTACGGAAATCGTTGTGCTTTTAAGACGTGTCTCGTTTGAGGAGCACATTAAATTGAAACAGGTTATCGTAGATTTTGAAAATCTAACGGATTTTGAGCAAGTGATACAGGGCGATGTCGCAATTTCCTGCCTTGGCACCACATTAAAAGACGCAGGCAGTAAAGATGCACAATGGAAAATAGATCATGATCTTAATTTGCAATTTGCGGCATTGGCTAAAAAAAATGGTTTTCCTACCTTTCTCTTATTATCGGCTGTTCTTGCGGATCCTGCATCAAAAATTTTTTATAACCGCATGAAAGGAAGCCTTGAACAGGATGTTAAAGCTCTTGATTTCAATCGGCTTATTATTTTCCAACCTGGAGGACTAATCCGACCAAATACAGATCGCTTGGGTGAAAAAACAGCCATAGCTGCCCTTCGTATCTTTAATACAATAGGATTATTCAAAACATACGAACCTCTTTCAGTAGGACAAGTTGCTATGGCAATGTTACAGGCGATCAATCATTACACAACAGGTATCCATACTGTAACCGTGAAAGATATCCAGAAATTAGCAGCAGAAACCAGTTGA
- a CDS encoding Lrp/AsnC family transcriptional regulator: MNSIDDFDLQILKYLDEDGRMAYSAIATAMGVSNTMIHQRINRLTEQGILAGIKPVLNEKKLGYDWGAFTGLSLEKDHDSSRIIEELKKIPEVTECYYITGNYTLYVKIIAKNHEHMRQLLYEKIDSIPGIAKTDSLIELGCAFKRNIIF; the protein is encoded by the coding sequence ATGAATAGTATCGATGATTTTGATCTACAGATTTTAAAATATTTAGACGAAGATGGACGGATGGCCTATTCTGCAATAGCAACAGCTATGGGCGTATCCAATACGATGATTCATCAACGAATCAACCGATTGACGGAACAAGGAATACTGGCCGGTATAAAGCCTGTATTAAACGAAAAAAAGCTAGGCTATGATTGGGGTGCTTTTACAGGGCTAAGTTTAGAGAAAGATCATGACTCGAGCCGAATTATTGAAGAACTTAAGAAAATACCAGAAGTTACAGAATGCTATTATATTACGGGTAATTACACGCTATATGTAAAAATTATTGCTAAGAACCACGAACATATGCGACAATTGCTTTATGAAAAAATCGATAGCATTCCGGGAATTGCAAAAACAGATTCCCTTATTGAATTAGGCTGTGCCTTTAAACGTAATATTATATTCTAG
- the rocD gene encoding ornithine--oxo-acid transaminase — protein MSTVAKHGKGEMFIAKEEKYGAHNYHPLPVVLERAEGVMVWDVDGKSYFDFLSAYSAVNQGHCHPRIIDALKEQAGKLTLTSRAFYNNKLGDFEEMLCQLFGFDKALVMNSGVEAVETAMKLCRKWAYQVKGVAANQAKIVFAKDNFHGRTISVISASNDNTATHEFGPFLDGIVLVPYNDVDALEQLFKADKNIAGFIVEPIQGEAGIVVPDEDYLMRVRQLCTKYNVLFIADEIQTGIARTGSMLASYDIDDTQSQSKPDVLILGKALSGGVLPVSAVLANDSIMLCIKPGEHGSTYGGNPLACAVAMEALNVVRDENLTQRAFQMGALFLDGLRQIAAKCTLITEVRGKGLLTAIVIDADEESDLAWNICLKFKENGLLAKPTHGNKIRLAPPLVITKEQVETCLGIIERSLTNLK, from the coding sequence ATGAGTACAGTAGCTAAACATGGTAAGGGCGAGATGTTCATTGCCAAAGAAGAAAAATATGGAGCGCACAATTATCATCCTCTTCCAGTCGTATTGGAACGAGCTGAAGGAGTGATGGTGTGGGATGTTGATGGAAAGTCTTATTTCGATTTCTTGTCTGCATATTCTGCTGTCAATCAAGGACACTGCCATCCGCGAATTATAGATGCTTTAAAAGAGCAAGCTGGGAAATTGACACTTACATCGCGGGCATTTTATAATAATAAATTGGGCGATTTTGAAGAAATGCTTTGTCAGTTATTTGGATTTGATAAGGCTTTGGTGATGAATTCGGGAGTTGAAGCGGTAGAAACGGCAATGAAGCTTTGTCGTAAATGGGCCTATCAGGTGAAAGGTGTAGCAGCCAATCAAGCGAAAATTGTCTTTGCCAAGGACAATTTCCATGGTAGGACAATCTCTGTTATATCGGCATCCAATGATAACACAGCAACACATGAATTTGGTCCCTTTTTAGATGGTATAGTACTCGTTCCCTATAATGACGTTGACGCACTAGAACAGTTATTCAAAGCAGATAAAAATATCGCCGGTTTTATCGTTGAGCCAATTCAGGGCGAAGCCGGTATTGTCGTTCCGGATGAGGATTATCTGATGCGCGTGAGACAATTATGTACAAAATACAATGTATTGTTTATTGCAGACGAAATCCAAACCGGTATTGCTCGGACGGGAAGTATGTTGGCATCCTATGATATTGATGATACGCAAAGTCAAAGCAAACCAGATGTTCTGATTTTAGGGAAAGCTTTATCGGGTGGTGTATTGCCGGTATCGGCAGTGTTGGCAAATGACTCTATTATGTTGTGTATTAAACCGGGCGAACATGGTTCTACCTATGGTGGGAATCCCTTAGCCTGTGCAGTAGCTATGGAAGCGCTAAATGTTGTGCGGGATGAAAATTTGACGCAACGGGCGTTTCAGATGGGGGCATTGTTTTTGGATGGATTGCGTCAGATTGCTGCTAAGTGCACGTTAATTACAGAAGTGCGCGGAAAGGGGCTCTTGACTGCCATTGTAATTGATGCGGATGAAGAAAGTGATTTGGCCTGGAATATCTGTCTCAAATTTAAAGAAAATGGACTTTTAGCGAAGCCTACACATGGTAACAAAATTCGATTGGCTCCGCCGCTGGTTATTACCAAGGAGCAAGTCGAGACTTGCTTAGGGATTATTGAGCGATCGTTGACTAATTTGAAATAG
- a CDS encoding arginase, whose protein sequence is MEKMIELIKNRSDIGAGTRGSDLGIDAIEIAAINKGSQYFINYPFVDVPTRNSSIYQNDNHPFAKHIQQIYEQCKQVASTVEDSLSSGNFPLVFSGDHSSAMGTISGIKSAYPDKQLGVIWVDAHADIHSPHTTPSGNMHGMPLAAMLNEDNVPCKINEIDESTQEFWNKLKRIAGPVGKIQSSHLIYFGVRDTEEPEDLVIERLGIKNYRVEDTRQRGITDCVAEALKILEACDMVYISFDVDSMDSELISDGTGTPVPKGFLPREIVLILEEIIRSGKVICFEIVEVNPLLDNKGNKMAEVAFDILERITPLIELKSGN, encoded by the coding sequence ATGGAGAAAATGATTGAATTGATCAAAAACAGATCGGACATCGGAGCAGGGACCAGGGGTTCAGATCTGGGCATCGACGCCATCGAAATAGCTGCAATTAATAAAGGAAGTCAATATTTCATTAACTATCCATTTGTTGATGTGCCGACTCGAAATAGCTCCATTTATCAGAATGATAATCATCCTTTTGCGAAACATATTCAGCAGATTTATGAACAATGCAAACAAGTAGCTTCCACTGTTGAAGATAGCTTATCTTCCGGCAATTTTCCATTGGTGTTTTCAGGGGATCATTCCTCCGCAATGGGGACGATCAGTGGTATAAAGTCCGCTTATCCCGATAAGCAACTCGGTGTAATCTGGGTAGATGCGCATGCCGATATTCATTCTCCGCACACAACACCCTCAGGCAATATGCATGGAATGCCTTTAGCGGCGATGTTGAATGAAGATAATGTGCCATGCAAAATCAATGAAATAGACGAATCGACACAAGAATTTTGGAATAAACTAAAACGAATAGCTGGCCCAGTAGGTAAAATACAATCCAGTCATTTGATTTATTTTGGTGTAAGGGATACGGAAGAACCGGAAGATCTGGTCATTGAACGACTTGGCATTAAGAACTATCGTGTGGAAGATACGAGACAGCGGGGAATAACCGATTGTGTGGCTGAAGCATTGAAAATCCTAGAAGCATGTGATATGGTTTATATCTCTTTTGATGTAGATAGCATGGATAGTGAATTGATCTCGGATGGCACGGGAACACCAGTGCCTAAGGGGTTTTTGCCAAGGGAGATTGTGTTGATTTTAGAAGAGATCATCCGATCTGGAAAGGTAATTTGTTTTGAAATTGTTGAAGTTAATCCGTTATTGGACAATAAAGGTAATAAAATGGCAGAGGTTGCATTTGATATATTAGAACGGATCACTCCGCTCATTGAATTGAAATCGGGTAATTAA
- a CDS encoding tetratricopeptide repeat protein, translating to MRISDKITLFLLFFIQLFLWHPGTAQVESFKDIRGLSQNHPDSAIMLVKKRYAKAVTDKDLLLQANCLQAIGWLCVNQGHYGQAQDYYFQADRIYSQLNSKQHLASNWSDIGELNIFNKQHDVAKVYFNKALHSFRTEGDKNGAAGTLGNIGHLFEKEANYDSAFVYQNLALSIYSSVGNKNGEAKIHENLGSIYEDLARYDSAFFHFEKASTLYTETKDNYGKIVVINNMGDIFRKTNKYPESIKLTQLAYQMAENLGDVYQMAATTKDLSRTYALREQMDSAYFYAEKSRKLVLELYSVDGARHTAFFQALYDMNQKAEEIEKLQVTKRINLIMLWGTIVVLILLIVLSYVLHSRQKIKIKNQITESRKQEAERELTEVALKNQLLEDKQLKQELSLKQKELTSHTLNLIRNNQFLEELRDELKGMVKDERRDQKRQMQKLVLQINENITQGIHWKEFMGTFEKVHHSFFEKLIRRFPDLTAADMRLIALLKINLNNIDIAVLLGISQDSLRVARHRLRKKLRLEQGEDLTGYLVGIS from the coding sequence ATGAGGATTTCTGATAAAATTACTTTGTTTCTACTTTTTTTTATACAGCTTTTTTTGTGGCACCCGGGTACTGCACAGGTTGAATCCTTTAAGGATATTAGAGGATTAAGTCAAAACCATCCTGATTCTGCAATTATGCTTGTCAAAAAACGTTATGCAAAAGCTGTTACGGATAAAGACTTATTATTACAAGCCAATTGTTTACAGGCGATTGGATGGTTATGTGTCAATCAGGGACACTATGGACAGGCGCAGGACTACTATTTTCAAGCCGATCGAATTTATTCGCAATTAAATTCAAAACAGCATCTTGCTTCGAATTGGAGTGATATCGGGGAGCTCAATATTTTCAACAAACAACATGATGTAGCGAAAGTTTATTTTAACAAGGCGCTACATTCTTTCCGAACAGAAGGGGATAAAAATGGAGCGGCAGGTACATTAGGGAATATAGGGCATTTATTTGAAAAGGAAGCGAACTACGACTCCGCCTTTGTCTACCAGAATCTTGCTTTGTCCATTTATAGCAGTGTTGGTAATAAAAATGGAGAAGCCAAGATCCATGAAAATCTGGGCAGTATTTATGAAGATCTTGCAAGGTACGACAGCGCTTTTTTTCATTTTGAAAAAGCAAGTACTCTCTATACGGAAACAAAAGACAATTATGGAAAAATTGTGGTCATAAATAATATGGGCGATATTTTTAGAAAGACCAATAAATATCCAGAAAGTATCAAACTGACACAATTGGCTTATCAGATGGCGGAAAATTTGGGTGATGTGTATCAAATGGCTGCTACGACAAAAGATTTGAGTAGGACCTACGCCTTGCGTGAGCAGATGGATAGCGCATATTTTTATGCAGAAAAGAGCCGTAAGTTAGTGCTTGAACTGTATAGCGTAGATGGTGCTCGACATACAGCTTTTTTTCAGGCGCTCTACGATATGAATCAAAAAGCTGAGGAAATTGAAAAATTGCAGGTAACAAAAAGAATCAACTTAATCATGCTGTGGGGAACAATCGTGGTTTTAATTTTGTTAATTGTATTGTCCTATGTATTGCATAGTCGTCAGAAAATTAAGATCAAAAATCAGATTACTGAATCGCGAAAACAGGAGGCCGAACGTGAGTTGACCGAAGTAGCTCTTAAAAACCAGTTGCTTGAAGATAAGCAGCTCAAACAAGAACTGTCACTCAAGCAAAAGGAATTGACATCCCATACCTTAAATCTAATCCGTAACAATCAATTTTTGGAAGAACTTCGTGATGAATTAAAAGGAATGGTTAAGGACGAACGCCGGGATCAAAAACGACAAATGCAGAAGTTGGTGTTGCAAATCAATGAAAATATTACGCAGGGCATCCATTGGAAAGAGTTTATGGGAACTTTCGAAAAGGTACATCACAGCTTTTTTGAAAAACTTATTCGACGATTTCCAGATTTGACGGCCGCGGATATGCGGTTAATAGCCTTGCTTAAAATAAATTTGAATAATATCGATATTGCCGTCTTATTGGGCATATCACAAGATAGTCTTCGTGTTGCCAGACATCGATTGCGAAAAAAATTAAGATTGGAACAAGGAGAGGATCTGACAGGTTATCTCGTTGGTATTTCTTAA
- a CDS encoding TonB-dependent receptor — MKNFLTVLLASSISVSAAYATKIKGKVLDGQTGEAIAGATVFLEQRGLSTKTQLDGSFEFKGLSAGVDKIHIKHMAYAELIKEIEIQKENTPHFIFQLTSTEQTLMEVTIKGRRNGGDDDPSARRLEKNASQIMNVVSARAIEISPDITVANVVQRVSGVSIERNSNGEGQYAILRGMDKRYNTTLVNGVKVPSPDNKYRYVPLDLFPSDMLERLEVYKSLTPNMEADAVGGVVNMVMKSAPTKLLLQANLATGYSQRYFNRDFGSFSTGGTSAKSPYEQHGKNYNATAADFNKGALDYTYKKPLPDLVGNLTMGNRYLDDKLGVILGASYQNLHRGSRSIFYKSAVVGVNPNAVITEQSDRQYDEQQQRLGLHNKIDYRFNPNHRVSFYQMYVNLNNMQLRDAVNTIYNGQYDPSIGKAELTYVTRSRKTQQQIYNGTLQGDHHFLDNRLNVRWSGVLSSARNQLPQNTMISLDGVEENFERKRTSLVNKSPVTYRWERNTDNDHAGYWDVAYKVPMENSKLELSTGGLYRDKQRSSFYNNYNLSPASAEEAKYKYGVDFQRYTDLNLTVTNPTGAVANPLTYDAGEKTTALYGMFNYENDKWQMIGGIRMEHTNQNYKLLFPAGEKRPKGSQIYTEWLPSLTMKYHLDEKQQLHAAYYRALNRPGFYEIVPSSVVNEEFLEKGNPDLKHALADNFDLRYELFPEASSQFLVGMFYKKIKNPIEYTFQPDEVRKQDVYYTPGNFGNANNFGLEVDYIKYIQKFGVKANYTYTHSRITTAKMSRRINETTQDPEAIIVDQTRPLYGQAAHVANLSLLYKDANNGWEGQVAGSYTGSRINTVSQFLNDDLWQKGFVQLDASIEKKLKAGWAIFAKANNILNTPMELYVKGTNPENEKIAEKLIEGGNTLIRKDLYGQNYILGLRYSFSK; from the coding sequence ATGAAAAACTTTTTAACGGTATTACTTGCCTCCAGTATTTCGGTCAGCGCTGCTTATGCGACCAAAATCAAAGGTAAGGTATTGGATGGTCAGACTGGTGAAGCCATTGCTGGTGCAACAGTGTTCTTGGAACAGCGTGGGCTATCGACCAAAACACAATTGGATGGTTCGTTTGAATTCAAAGGATTATCTGCAGGTGTGGATAAGATTCATATCAAGCATATGGCCTATGCCGAATTAATTAAAGAAATCGAAATTCAAAAAGAAAATACACCTCATTTTATTTTTCAGCTGACATCTACCGAACAGACATTAATGGAAGTAACCATAAAGGGACGTCGGAATGGAGGGGATGATGATCCTAGTGCAAGGCGTTTGGAAAAGAATGCGTCACAAATTATGAATGTTGTTTCGGCGCGTGCAATAGAGATTTCTCCGGATATCACCGTTGCTAATGTTGTACAGCGTGTTTCGGGTGTATCTATAGAAAGAAATTCGAATGGCGAGGGGCAATATGCTATTCTGAGAGGGATGGATAAACGTTACAATACCACTTTAGTGAATGGTGTAAAGGTTCCAAGTCCGGATAATAAATACCGTTATGTCCCTTTGGATTTATTTCCTTCAGATATGTTGGAACGCTTAGAAGTCTACAAGTCGCTAACACCAAATATGGAAGCCGATGCGGTGGGTGGAGTTGTCAATATGGTTATGAAATCGGCGCCGACTAAATTATTGCTTCAAGCAAATTTGGCAACAGGTTACAGCCAGCGTTATTTTAATCGTGATTTTGGAAGCTTTTCAACAGGCGGAACCTCGGCTAAATCTCCCTACGAACAGCATGGGAAGAATTACAATGCAACCGCTGCTGATTTTAATAAGGGGGCATTAGATTATACCTATAAAAAGCCCCTTCCAGATCTTGTAGGCAATTTGACAATGGGCAATCGGTATTTGGATGATAAATTGGGCGTTATTTTGGGTGCGAGTTATCAAAATTTACATCGAGGTAGTCGTTCTATTTTTTACAAATCGGCTGTCGTTGGGGTAAATCCCAATGCGGTAATTACTGAGCAGAGTGATCGTCAATATGATGAACAGCAACAACGCTTAGGTTTACATAACAAGATCGACTATCGATTTAATCCAAATCATCGGGTTAGCTTTTATCAAATGTATGTGAATTTAAATAACATGCAATTGCGTGATGCGGTAAATACAATATATAATGGTCAGTATGACCCCAGTATTGGTAAAGCCGAACTGACCTATGTGACAAGAAGCCGGAAAACACAGCAACAGATCTACAATGGTACCCTACAGGGGGATCATCATTTTTTAGATAATCGTCTGAATGTCCGTTGGTCAGGTGTGCTTTCTTCAGCGCGCAATCAATTGCCACAAAATACGATGATCAGTTTGGATGGAGTAGAAGAAAATTTTGAACGTAAAAGGACTTCTCTCGTCAATAAATCTCCTGTAACCTATCGTTGGGAGCGGAATACCGATAATGATCATGCAGGCTATTGGGATGTAGCTTATAAAGTTCCAATGGAAAACAGTAAGCTGGAGCTATCGACCGGAGGTTTGTATCGTGATAAACAGCGTAGTAGTTTTTACAATAACTATAACTTATCACCAGCTTCGGCAGAAGAGGCAAAGTATAAATACGGCGTGGATTTTCAGCGCTATACCGATCTCAATTTGACCGTCACCAATCCTACCGGAGCTGTCGCAAATCCATTAACTTATGATGCTGGCGAGAAGACCACAGCATTGTACGGTATGTTCAATTATGAGAATGACAAATGGCAGATGATCGGTGGGATCCGGATGGAGCATACCAATCAGAATTATAAATTATTGTTTCCTGCAGGAGAAAAAAGACCAAAAGGATCCCAAATTTATACAGAGTGGTTGCCAAGTTTGACCATGAAATATCATTTGGACGAAAAACAACAGCTTCATGCGGCCTATTATCGTGCGTTAAACCGACCTGGATTTTATGAAATTGTACCCTCAAGTGTGGTTAACGAAGAATTTTTAGAAAAAGGAAACCCAGATTTAAAACATGCCTTAGCAGATAACTTCGATTTAAGGTATGAATTATTCCCTGAAGCTTCCTCTCAATTTCTTGTAGGTATGTTTTACAAGAAAATCAAAAATCCAATTGAATATACCTTTCAACCGGATGAGGTTCGTAAACAGGATGTATACTACACCCCCGGTAATTTTGGTAACGCCAACAACTTTGGTCTTGAGGTTGATTATATCAAGTATATCCAGAAATTTGGTGTTAAGGCCAATTATACCTATACCCATTCACGTATAACGACCGCCAAGATGTCGCGTCGAATCAATGAAACCACACAGGACCCTGAAGCGATTATCGTGGATCAAACGAGACCGCTATATGGGCAAGCTGCACATGTGGCCAATCTATCGCTACTTTACAAAGATGCTAATAATGGCTGGGAAGGACAAGTAGCTGGATCTTATACCGGCTCACGAATCAATACAGTGTCGCAATTTTTGAACGATGATTTATGGCAAAAAGGATTTGTTCAGTTAGATGCTTCTATTGAGAAGAAATTAAAAGCTGGTTGGGCCATTTTTGCCAAAGCCAACAACATCTTGAATACACCAATGGAATTGTATGTGAAAGGAACAAATCCCGAAAATGAGAAGATCGCTGAAAAGCTTATTGAAGGCGGAAATACTTTGATTAGGAAGGATTTATATGGACAGAACTATATCCTTGGTTTACGTTATTCATTTAGTAAATAA
- a CDS encoding right-handed parallel beta-helix repeat-containing protein translates to MKNKCILSFLAFFVVVLSACEKANIDVDTSDADGSAIGEVSGVWSKGSVQHIKGDIIIPEGKSLTIEEGVTVLMDSVNKPEIVILGNLYALGTAENPVKFTVEDGYKTKTNEFGKLWGGILAAPSCQELVLDNTVIEYGGAITSDASTSVKMGLYKKVSGEALPALWFSNPDGKLVVQNSTVSHFHEDCTYIEGGKIIFANNRFFSNGVTGGEAMNFKSGCLADVAYNLVYSVNTNALKLSNSGDRTPQAYIIVYNNTMLNTGWRRPTAKGGSIWLEASVRAEIYNNLFANTRFGVKRDPKKPEDNRSLSGNNWYYGYGQLTVDQFQVGKNDIVGGSNDVRGKVAGENNPKFVSYPLETSVDNYVFDSTWDFHLQGNSPALKAGTLDFKPHFTSGLVMSNGLTYNSPQPAAYVGAFGSKF, encoded by the coding sequence ATGAAAAATAAATGTATTTTATCGTTTCTAGCGTTTTTTGTTGTGGTGCTAAGTGCCTGTGAAAAAGCAAATATTGATGTTGATACTTCTGATGCTGATGGAAGTGCTATAGGTGAGGTCTCCGGTGTGTGGAGCAAAGGGAGTGTGCAGCATATCAAGGGAGATATTATTATTCCCGAAGGCAAGAGCCTGACGATTGAGGAAGGTGTAACCGTATTGATGGATTCTGTCAATAAGCCTGAAATTGTTATTTTGGGTAATTTGTATGCACTCGGTACAGCTGAAAATCCTGTAAAGTTTACGGTTGAAGATGGGTATAAGACGAAGACGAATGAATTTGGCAAGTTATGGGGAGGAATTTTAGCCGCTCCAAGTTGCCAGGAGCTTGTTTTGGACAATACCGTCATTGAATATGGCGGTGCAATTACATCGGATGCGTCGACTTCTGTAAAAATGGGCTTGTATAAAAAAGTGTCTGGTGAAGCTTTGCCAGCTTTGTGGTTCTCAAATCCAGACGGAAAGCTAGTTGTTCAAAATAGTACTGTAAGTCATTTTCACGAAGACTGTACGTATATTGAAGGCGGAAAAATCATTTTCGCTAACAATCGTTTCTTTTCTAATGGGGTGACAGGGGGAGAAGCGATGAATTTCAAATCCGGATGTCTTGCCGATGTTGCTTATAACCTCGTGTATAGTGTAAATACCAATGCATTAAAACTATCCAACTCGGGAGACCGTACACCTCAGGCTTATATTATTGTTTATAATAATACCATGCTCAATACAGGGTGGCGCAGACCTACAGCCAAAGGAGGCTCCATATGGTTAGAAGCGTCTGTCAGAGCAGAAATTTATAATAATCTTTTTGCCAATACACGGTTTGGAGTCAAGCGTGATCCTAAAAAACCAGAAGATAACCGTTCTCTGTCAGGTAATAATTGGTATTATGGCTACGGTCAATTGACTGTAGATCAATTTCAGGTCGGTAAAAATGATATTGTAGGCGGTAGTAACGATGTAAGAGGTAAAGTGGCAGGGGAGAATAATCCTAAATTTGTTTCTTATCCTTTAGAAACATCGGTTGACAATTACGTATTTGATTCAACCTGGGATTTTCATCTTCAAGGGAATTCACCTGCATTAAAGGCTGGTACTTTGGATTTTAAACCCCATTTTACGAGTGGCCTGGTGATGTCAAACGGCCTAACATATAATTCTCCTCAGCCTGCAGCTTATGTTGGGGCATTTGGTTCCAAATTCTAA